A genomic region of Anas platyrhynchos isolate ZD024472 breed Pekin duck chromosome 9, IASCAAS_PekinDuck_T2T, whole genome shotgun sequence contains the following coding sequences:
- the NME9 gene encoding thioredoxin domain-containing protein 6 isoform X2 has translation MLCLKGLIVVDAFQAWCGPCKTVVDLFRKIRNEVSSDLLHFAVAEVDSIDALEKYRGKCEPVFLFYAGGELVAVVRGANAPLLQKTILEQLAAERKVLEHGGERVVVTKH, from the exons TTGTTGATGCGTTTCAAGCCTGGTGTGGTCCCTGCAAAACAGTAGTGGATCTTTTCCGAAAAATAAGGAATGAAGTCAGCAGTGACCTCCTGCATTTTGCTGTG GCTGAAGTTGATTCCATTGATGCTCTggaaaaatacagaggaaaatgcGAGCCTGTCTTTCTGTTTTATGCA GGAGGAGAACTGGTAGCTGTTGTAAGAGGAGCGAATGCACCGTTGCTGCAGAAGACCATTCTGGAACAGCTGGCAGCGGAAAGGAAGGTTTTAGAACATGGCGGGGAGCGTGTGGTGGTAACCAAGCACTGA